In the Bombus pyrosoma isolate SC7728 linkage group LG15, ASM1482585v1, whole genome shotgun sequence genome, one interval contains:
- the LOC122575647 gene encoding uncharacterized protein LOC122575647, which produces MINESFYKNVFLLMQVVPASYECTIHFKKGMFDKPNTTGFIHTSHYLLSVHNAKRFKKMVTWPILNKMDEKRYRMEIREYFAVLANENPDINFPSVLMSHLLQAGGKKILILMWKISEISLKAYISKTCQIELLQAPNIGDSKHIVQIYFTIKNIEKDNTISKFHENTKLSLKSFEQYMRCNAIELIKVQTAIFEVKSNIEKLIPKLPVNSLIAKRLIDIDDTEIINSWKRSIAQNIKFLNQKYLKLKKLETFSSTLQNLISNLCVNCIFLDGRNFQKINSETLLLHLSNNIQLGNGLYIKGCLVFKILLSIFDQMLKQIKYYLKMDKSSDLLNCDKEIIQHCKTVKSLEESFEELIKQVSNNLYDVQHSLQKKTINYTLDEDILNFMGLDTILNSPELNLCTEYIREEKIANQILVSPIEGKYKYLFKRHKCNIPFGRSTRYQVNDSLESVTPSWESPQKQLVYKTTSVNRLNVSPKYSRLFSTNDRKKNYLKNNNAASTPNRSIVPKKSSIQIPNTQEINIDTAIKDIFDLSCKIADVVVSMSKS; this is translated from the exons aTGATTAATgaatcgttttataaaaatgtatttttacttATGCAAGTTGTACCTGCATCCTATGAGTGTACAATACACTTTAAAAAG GGAATGTTTGACAAACCAAATACCACAGGTTTTATTCACACTTCCCATTATCTCTTATCTGTGCATAATgcaaaacgatttaaaaaaatggttACATGGCCAATTCTTAACAAGATGGATGAGAAAAGATACCGTATGGAAATAAGAGAATATTTTGCAGTTTTAGCAAATGAGAATCcagatataaattttccatcaGTACTTATGTCTCATTTACTACAAGCAggaggaaaaaagattttaattcttatgtggaaaatatcagaaattaGCTTAAAAGCTTACATTAGTAAaacat gtcaaattgaattattacaaGCTCCTAATATTGGTGATAGTAAGCACATagttcaaatatattttaccattaaaaatatagagaagGATAATactatttctaaatttcatgaaaacaCAAAATTAAGTTTGAAATCCTTTGAACAGTACATGcg GTGTAATGCTATTGAGTTAATAAAAGTACAGACTGCCATTTTTGAAGTAAAAAGTAACATAGAGAAATTAATACCTAAGCTTCCAGTAAATTCATTAATTGCAAAGCGATTAATAGATATTGATGAcacagaaattataaatt caTGGAAGAGAAGTATTgctcaaaatattaaatttttaaaccaaaaatatttgaaacttaaAAAGCTAGAGACTTTTAGTAGcacattacaaaatttaatttcgaatttatgtGTAAACTGCATATTCCTCGATGggagaaattttcagaaaataaatagtGAAACACTTTTGTTGCATTTAAGTAACAATATCcag CTTGGTAATGgattatatataaaaggaTGCTTAGTATTTAAAATCCtattatcaatatttgatCAAATgctaaaacaaataaaatattatttaaaaatggatAAGTCAtcagatttattaaattgtgataaagaaataatacagCATTGTAAAACAGTTAAATCTCTAGAAGAATCATTTGAAGAACTTATAAAACaagtttctaataatttatacgatgTACAACATagtttacaaaaaaaaactataaattatacattagatgaagatatattaaattttatgggTTTAGacacaattttaaattcaccAGAACTTAATTTATGTACTGAATATATACGGGAAGAAAAGATAGCAAATCAAATATTGGTCTCTCCAATAGAAG gGAAATACAAATACTTGTTTAAAAGACACAAATGCAATATTCCGTTTGGAAGATCAACAAGATATCAAGTTAATGATAGCCTAGAGAGTGTCACACCAAGCTGGGAATCTCCACAAAAACAATTAGTATACAAAACAACCTCTGTTAATAGACTCAATGTTTCTCCAAAATATTCTAGATTATTTTCCACtaatgatagaaaaaaaaattatttgaaaa ATAATAATGCAGCATCTACTCCAAATAGAAGCATAGTACCAAAAAAATCTAGTATTCAAATTCCAAACACACAAGAGATAAATATAGATACTgcaattaaagatatttttgatcTTTCTTGTAAAATTGCGGATGTTGTAGTTTCCATGTCTAAATCTTAA
- the LOC122575645 gene encoding poly [ADP-ribose] polymerase tankyrase isoform X1, protein MAGRRSTLTNADSLSGSGNTDPLRELFEACKTGDLARVKALVTPKTVNARDTAGRKSTPLHFAAGYGRIDVVEFLLSAGASIQARDDGGLHPLHNACSFGHSDVVRLLLEAGANPNTRDNWNYTPLHEAAIKGKIDVCIALLQHGADANIRNTEGKTALELADPTTKPVLTGEYKKDELLEAARSGNEERLLQLLNPLNVNCHASDGRRSTPLHLAAGYNRSRLVQILLQNGADVHAKDKGGLVPLHNACSYGHFEVTEALLKHGAAVNASDLWAFTPLHEAASKSRVEVCSLLLSEGADPTQLNCHSKSAIDVAPTLELQERLTYEYKGHCLLDACRQADLTKLKKYLSQEVVNFKHPYTGDTPLHCAVASPYPKRKQVIESLIRKNAALNEKNKDFLTPLHVATDHSHYDAMDVLLRHNAKVNALDGLGQTALHRCVREDNVQACRILLSYNVDPSIVSLQRYTAAQIAAENVLKILQDPPSGTDDAEAQLLEASKSGDLAAVERILRTNPLAVNCRDLDGRHSTPLHFAAGFNRVPVVEYLLAHGADVHAKDKGGLVPLHNACSYGHYEVTELLVKHGASVNVADLWKFTPLHEAAAKGKYEIVRLLLRHGADATKKNRDGATPLDLVRDGDQDVADLLRGNSALLDAAKKGNLARVQRLVTQDNINCRDAQGRNSTPLHLAAGYNNLEVAEFLLERGADVNAQDKGGLIPLHNASSYGHLDIAALLIKYNTVVNATDKWGFTPLHEAAQKGRTQLCALLLAHGADPFSKNQEGQTPLDLACADDVRCLLQDAMASQQVVPSIPSGNSGVGVAINLNSNGNNTINSRPPSIVAVPVTPPPPLTQETVIMPSGTAMTLCVPLARPSSCLSPMPPSETCCERDSKDSKDNSNITTVAGFLQSLGLEHLLELFEREQITLDILAEMGHEDLKQVGVSAYGYRHKLIKGMEKLLNTTAGTPWQPTITPGTLLVDLLAEDKEFLAVEEEMQSTIRQHRDNGHSGGIFSRYNIVRIQKVQNRKLWERYAHRRQEVAEEVGAAAPSSPSTGSRTTPGSSLPQANERMLFHGSPFINAIVQKGFDERHAYIGGMFGAGIYFAEHSSKSNQYVYGICGGTGCPAHKDRSCYICHRHLLLCRVTLGKSFLQFSAMKMAHAPPGHHSVMGRPSQGGLAFPEYVVYRGEQAYPEYLITYQIARPQQESGGNESVEER, encoded by the exons ATGGCAGGACGTAGATCGACGTTGACAAATGCCGATTCCCTATCGGGATCTGGAAACACCGATCCTCTGAGGGAACTGTTCGAAGCATGTAAAACCGGAGACCTTGCAAGGGTAAAGGCGTTGGTTACACCGAAGACGGTCAATGCTCGAGACACTGCCGGACGCAAGTCCACCCCTCTGCATTTTGCAGCTG gTTATGGTAGGATAGATGTAGTAGAATTCTTGCTGTCTGCTGGGGCATCCATTCAAGCACGTGACGATGGAGGTCTACATCCCTTGCATAATGCTTGTTCTTTTGGACATTCTGATGTTGTAAGACTGCTCTTAGAAGCAGGGGCTAATCCAAACACTAGAGACAATTGGAATTATACACCTTTACATGAAGCTGCAATTAAA GGTAAAATAGACGTGTGTATTGCTCTGCTACAACATGGAGCAGATGCCAATATAAGAAATACAGAAGGGAAAACAGCATTAGAGTTAGCAGATCCTACAACTAAGCCAGTATTAACAGGAGAATATAAGAAGGATGAATTGTTAGAAGCAGCAAGATCTGGAAATGAGGAGCGTCTTTTACAACTTCTGAATcctttaaatgtaaattgtcACGCGAGTGATGGCAGAAGATCTACTCCATTGCATTTAGCTGCTGGATACAATAGGTCAAGGCTGGtgcaaattttattgcaaaatggTGCAGATGTGCATGCAAAAGATAAAGG AGGTCTTGTTCCACTTCACAATGCTTGTTCGTATGGTCACTTTGAAGTGACTGAAGCACTTCTTAAACACGGTGCAGCAGTTAATGCCAGTGATTTGTGGGCATTTACTCCGCTACATGAAGCTGCTAGCAAATCCAGAGTTGAGGTGTGCTCGTTGCTTTTAAGCGAGGGCGCCGATCCGACTCAATTAAACTGCCACAGTAAAAGCGCCATTGACGTAGCCCCGACATTGGAATTACAAGAAAGATTGACAT ACGAATACAAGGGACACTGCCTCTTGGATGCCTGCAGGCAGGCAGATCttactaaattaaaaaagtaccTGTCCCAAGAAGTTGTAAACTTTAAACACCCATACACTGGGGATACACCACTGCACTGTGCCGTTGCATCTCCTTATCCCAAGAGAAAACAAGTAATAGAATCTTTAATTAGGAAAAATGCTGCcttaaatgagaaaaataaagactTTCTTACACCTCTTCATGTTGCTACTGATCATTCTCATTATGATGCAATGGATGTGCTACTTAGACATAATGCAAAAGTCAATGCTTTAGATGGATTAGGGCAAACTGCACTACACAG GTGTGTTAGAGAAGACAATGTGCAAGCTTGCAGAATATTGTTATCATACAATGTTGATCCATCTATAGTATCACTTCAGCGCTATACTGCAGCACAAATAGCTGCAGAAAATGtccttaaaatattacaag aTCCACCAAGTGGGACAGACGACGCGGAAGCGCAGCTATTAGAAGCGAGTAAATCTGGCGACTTAGCGGCAGTAGAAAGAATTTTACGGACGAATCCATTGGCTGTTAATTGTCGAGACTTAGATGGTCGGCATTCCACACCGCTGCATTTTGCAGCGGGATTTAATAGAGTGCCTGtagttgaatatttattggCACATGGAGCAGATGTACACGCCAAAGATAAAGG tgGACTTGTTCCTTTACACAATGCCTGCTCTTATGGTCATTATGAAGTAACGGAATTGCTGGTAAAACATGGTGCATCTGTAAATGTTGCGGATTTGTGGAAATTCACTCCACTTCATGAGGCTGCGGCtaaaggaaaatatgaaatagttCGCCTGTTATTGAGACACGGTGCAGATGCCACTAAAAAGAACCGAGACGGTGCAACACCTTTAGATTTAGTAAGAGATGGTGATCAAGACGTAGCCGATTTATTACGAGGGAATAGTGCACTTTTAGATGCAgcaaagaaaggaaatttagCAAGAGTACAGCGACTTGTTACacaagataatattaattgtaggGATGCACAAGGTCGTAATAGTACTCCATTACATTTAGCTG CGGGATACAATAATTTGGAAGTAGCCGAATTTTTGCTTGAACGTGGAGCAGATGTAAATGCTCAAGATAAAGGAGGATTGATACCTTTGCACAATGCTTCAAGTTACGGTCATTTAGATATTGCCGCATTACTCATCAAATATAATACCGTAGTAAACGCTACTGACAAATGGGGCTTTACACCACTTCACGAAGCAGCACAGAAAGGTAGGACACAGCTATGTGCCCTTTTATTGGCTCATGGCGCGGATCCTTTCTCGAAAAATCAAGAAGGACAAACTCCTTTGGACCTAGCTTGCGCTGACGATGTAAGATGCTTATTGCAAGATGCTATGGCTTCACAGCAAGTAGTACCGTCGATACCATCTGGTAACAGTGGCGTCGGAGTTGCCATTAACTTAAATAGTAATGGTAATAATACTATTAACAGTAGGCCACCCAGTATTGTTGCGG TTCCAGTTACGCCACCACCGCCACTTACTCAAGAAACCGTCATTATGCCTTCTGGAACAGCTATGACTCTATGCGTACCACTTGCTAGACCATCTTCTTGTTTAAGTCCAATGCCGCCATCTGAGACGTGTTGTGAAAGAGATTCCAAAGATTCTAAAGATAATTCGAATATTACGACTGTAGCCGGTTTTCTTCAGAGCCTTGGTTTAGAACATTTATTAGAATTGTTCGAACGTGAACAGATTACGTTAGATATATTAGCGGAGATGGGTCACGAAGATCTGAAACAAGTTGGGGTATCCGCGTATGGTTATAGACACAAATTAATCAAAGGCATGGaaaaacttttaaatacaaCTGCCGGTACTCCGTGGCAACCGACTATTACACCGGGGACGTTATTAGTAGACTTATTAGCTGAAGATAAAGAATTTCTAGCTGTTGAGGAAGAAATGCAAAGCACTATTAGACAACATAGAGATAATGGCCATTCTGGTGGTATATTTTCTCGATATAACATAGTTAGG ATACAAAAAGTGCAAAACCGTAAATTATGGGAACGTTACGCGCATAGAAGACAAGAAGTTGCTGAAGAAGTTGGTGCAGCCGCGCCTTCTTCTCCGAGTACTGGATCCAGGACTACTCCTGGATCGAGCTTGCCACAGGCGAACGAAAGGATGTTATTTCATGGTAGTCCATTTATTAATGCGATCGTTCAGAAGGGTTTCGATGAACGACATGCGTATATCGGCGGTATGTTCGGCGCCGGAATTTATTTTGCGGAGCACAGTAGTAAAAGTAATCAATATGTGTATGGAATATGTGGAGGTACTGGATGTCCTGCTCATAAGGACCGAAGTTGTTACATCTGCCATAG ACATTTATTACTCTGTCGTGTCACACTGGGAAAatcatttttgcaattttccgCGATGAAAATGGCTCACGCACCACCAGGACACCATAGTGTAATGGGTAGGCCGTCCCAAGGTGGTTTAGCTTTCCCCGAATATGTTGTCTATAGAGGCGAACAAGCATATCCGGAATACCTTATCACGTACCAAATCGCGAGACCTCAGCAAGAAAGTGGCGGAAATGAGAGTGTCGAAGAACGGTGA
- the LOC122575645 gene encoding poly [ADP-ribose] polymerase tankyrase isoform X2 — protein MAGRRSTLTNADSLSGSGNTDPLRELFEACKTGDLARVKALVTPKTVNARDTAGRKSTPLHFAAGYGRIDVVEFLLSAGASIQARDDGGLHPLHNACSFGHSDVVRLLLEAGANPNTRDNWNYTPLHEAAIKGKIDVCIALLQHGADANIRNTEGKTALELADPTTKPVLTGEYKKDELLEAARSGNEERLLQLLNPLNVNCHASDGRRSTPLHLAAGYNRSRLVQILLQNGADVHAKDKGGLVPLHNACSYGHFEVTEALLKHGAAVNASDLWAFTPLHEAASKSRVEVCSLLLSEGADPTQLNCHSKSAIDVAPTLELQERLTYPPSGTDDAEAQLLEASKSGDLAAVERILRTNPLAVNCRDLDGRHSTPLHFAAGFNRVPVVEYLLAHGADVHAKDKGGLVPLHNACSYGHYEVTELLVKHGASVNVADLWKFTPLHEAAAKGKYEIVRLLLRHGADATKKNRDGATPLDLVRDGDQDVADLLRGNSALLDAAKKGNLARVQRLVTQDNINCRDAQGRNSTPLHLAAGYNNLEVAEFLLERGADVNAQDKGGLIPLHNASSYGHLDIAALLIKYNTVVNATDKWGFTPLHEAAQKGRTQLCALLLAHGADPFSKNQEGQTPLDLACADDVRCLLQDAMASQQVVPSIPSGNSGVGVAINLNSNGNNTINSRPPSIVAVPVTPPPPLTQETVIMPSGTAMTLCVPLARPSSCLSPMPPSETCCERDSKDSKDNSNITTVAGFLQSLGLEHLLELFEREQITLDILAEMGHEDLKQVGVSAYGYRHKLIKGMEKLLNTTAGTPWQPTITPGTLLVDLLAEDKEFLAVEEEMQSTIRQHRDNGHSGGIFSRYNIVRIQKVQNRKLWERYAHRRQEVAEEVGAAAPSSPSTGSRTTPGSSLPQANERMLFHGSPFINAIVQKGFDERHAYIGGMFGAGIYFAEHSSKSNQYVYGICGGTGCPAHKDRSCYICHRHLLLCRVTLGKSFLQFSAMKMAHAPPGHHSVMGRPSQGGLAFPEYVVYRGEQAYPEYLITYQIARPQQESGGNESVEER, from the exons ATGGCAGGACGTAGATCGACGTTGACAAATGCCGATTCCCTATCGGGATCTGGAAACACCGATCCTCTGAGGGAACTGTTCGAAGCATGTAAAACCGGAGACCTTGCAAGGGTAAAGGCGTTGGTTACACCGAAGACGGTCAATGCTCGAGACACTGCCGGACGCAAGTCCACCCCTCTGCATTTTGCAGCTG gTTATGGTAGGATAGATGTAGTAGAATTCTTGCTGTCTGCTGGGGCATCCATTCAAGCACGTGACGATGGAGGTCTACATCCCTTGCATAATGCTTGTTCTTTTGGACATTCTGATGTTGTAAGACTGCTCTTAGAAGCAGGGGCTAATCCAAACACTAGAGACAATTGGAATTATACACCTTTACATGAAGCTGCAATTAAA GGTAAAATAGACGTGTGTATTGCTCTGCTACAACATGGAGCAGATGCCAATATAAGAAATACAGAAGGGAAAACAGCATTAGAGTTAGCAGATCCTACAACTAAGCCAGTATTAACAGGAGAATATAAGAAGGATGAATTGTTAGAAGCAGCAAGATCTGGAAATGAGGAGCGTCTTTTACAACTTCTGAATcctttaaatgtaaattgtcACGCGAGTGATGGCAGAAGATCTACTCCATTGCATTTAGCTGCTGGATACAATAGGTCAAGGCTGGtgcaaattttattgcaaaatggTGCAGATGTGCATGCAAAAGATAAAGG AGGTCTTGTTCCACTTCACAATGCTTGTTCGTATGGTCACTTTGAAGTGACTGAAGCACTTCTTAAACACGGTGCAGCAGTTAATGCCAGTGATTTGTGGGCATTTACTCCGCTACATGAAGCTGCTAGCAAATCCAGAGTTGAGGTGTGCTCGTTGCTTTTAAGCGAGGGCGCCGATCCGACTCAATTAAACTGCCACAGTAAAAGCGCCATTGACGTAGCCCCGACATTGGAATTACAAGAAAGATTGACAT aTCCACCAAGTGGGACAGACGACGCGGAAGCGCAGCTATTAGAAGCGAGTAAATCTGGCGACTTAGCGGCAGTAGAAAGAATTTTACGGACGAATCCATTGGCTGTTAATTGTCGAGACTTAGATGGTCGGCATTCCACACCGCTGCATTTTGCAGCGGGATTTAATAGAGTGCCTGtagttgaatatttattggCACATGGAGCAGATGTACACGCCAAAGATAAAGG tgGACTTGTTCCTTTACACAATGCCTGCTCTTATGGTCATTATGAAGTAACGGAATTGCTGGTAAAACATGGTGCATCTGTAAATGTTGCGGATTTGTGGAAATTCACTCCACTTCATGAGGCTGCGGCtaaaggaaaatatgaaatagttCGCCTGTTATTGAGACACGGTGCAGATGCCACTAAAAAGAACCGAGACGGTGCAACACCTTTAGATTTAGTAAGAGATGGTGATCAAGACGTAGCCGATTTATTACGAGGGAATAGTGCACTTTTAGATGCAgcaaagaaaggaaatttagCAAGAGTACAGCGACTTGTTACacaagataatattaattgtaggGATGCACAAGGTCGTAATAGTACTCCATTACATTTAGCTG CGGGATACAATAATTTGGAAGTAGCCGAATTTTTGCTTGAACGTGGAGCAGATGTAAATGCTCAAGATAAAGGAGGATTGATACCTTTGCACAATGCTTCAAGTTACGGTCATTTAGATATTGCCGCATTACTCATCAAATATAATACCGTAGTAAACGCTACTGACAAATGGGGCTTTACACCACTTCACGAAGCAGCACAGAAAGGTAGGACACAGCTATGTGCCCTTTTATTGGCTCATGGCGCGGATCCTTTCTCGAAAAATCAAGAAGGACAAACTCCTTTGGACCTAGCTTGCGCTGACGATGTAAGATGCTTATTGCAAGATGCTATGGCTTCACAGCAAGTAGTACCGTCGATACCATCTGGTAACAGTGGCGTCGGAGTTGCCATTAACTTAAATAGTAATGGTAATAATACTATTAACAGTAGGCCACCCAGTATTGTTGCGG TTCCAGTTACGCCACCACCGCCACTTACTCAAGAAACCGTCATTATGCCTTCTGGAACAGCTATGACTCTATGCGTACCACTTGCTAGACCATCTTCTTGTTTAAGTCCAATGCCGCCATCTGAGACGTGTTGTGAAAGAGATTCCAAAGATTCTAAAGATAATTCGAATATTACGACTGTAGCCGGTTTTCTTCAGAGCCTTGGTTTAGAACATTTATTAGAATTGTTCGAACGTGAACAGATTACGTTAGATATATTAGCGGAGATGGGTCACGAAGATCTGAAACAAGTTGGGGTATCCGCGTATGGTTATAGACACAAATTAATCAAAGGCATGGaaaaacttttaaatacaaCTGCCGGTACTCCGTGGCAACCGACTATTACACCGGGGACGTTATTAGTAGACTTATTAGCTGAAGATAAAGAATTTCTAGCTGTTGAGGAAGAAATGCAAAGCACTATTAGACAACATAGAGATAATGGCCATTCTGGTGGTATATTTTCTCGATATAACATAGTTAGG ATACAAAAAGTGCAAAACCGTAAATTATGGGAACGTTACGCGCATAGAAGACAAGAAGTTGCTGAAGAAGTTGGTGCAGCCGCGCCTTCTTCTCCGAGTACTGGATCCAGGACTACTCCTGGATCGAGCTTGCCACAGGCGAACGAAAGGATGTTATTTCATGGTAGTCCATTTATTAATGCGATCGTTCAGAAGGGTTTCGATGAACGACATGCGTATATCGGCGGTATGTTCGGCGCCGGAATTTATTTTGCGGAGCACAGTAGTAAAAGTAATCAATATGTGTATGGAATATGTGGAGGTACTGGATGTCCTGCTCATAAGGACCGAAGTTGTTACATCTGCCATAG ACATTTATTACTCTGTCGTGTCACACTGGGAAAatcatttttgcaattttccgCGATGAAAATGGCTCACGCACCACCAGGACACCATAGTGTAATGGGTAGGCCGTCCCAAGGTGGTTTAGCTTTCCCCGAATATGTTGTCTATAGAGGCGAACAAGCATATCCGGAATACCTTATCACGTACCAAATCGCGAGACCTCAGCAAGAAAGTGGCGGAAATGAGAGTGTCGAAGAACGGTGA
- the LOC122575651 gene encoding protein phosphatase 1 regulatory subunit 3C-B encodes MCSIAMPAELLLGHSPPVYSSLLYSPLVAPTIASRSVPPRIRPCLSSGSLAIDSIRNSNDGGSNKQKKRVVFADDRGRPLTQVRVMSEPSNVPPLWSTTYLAGLTGRFLNSKIENDQFTELVSPWQVTFPQPASDYLAFRQKLDQENVSLENVIVKETDQCLVGTIKVRNLAYDKEVVVRASNDSWKTHEDVHCTYVEQPGSPALILYDTFRFRLTLPLKSNMIEFCVRYRTDGKEYWDNNDGKNFIVRKKLEPRAPAKRYDILTTTCDGFSSNGMRDSISRITDATRVNVRTWSEFASWQHLANDAPYW; translated from the exons ATGTGTTCCATAGCGATGCCTGCTGAGCTACTTCTGGGGCATAGTCCTCCAGTGTACAGCTCGCTTCTGTACAGTCCCTTGGTAGCACCGACGATTGCCAGCAGATCAGTGCCACCTAGAATAAGGCCATGCTTGTCATCTGGTTCCTTGGCCATAGATAGCATTCGCAACAGCAACGATGGCGGTAGTAATAAGCAGAAGAAGAGGGTAGTGTTTGCCGATGATCGTGGCCGTCCTCTTACTCAG GTTCGAGTGATGTCGGAGCCTAGCAACGTACCTCCTCTGTGGAGTACCACTTACCTGGCTGGACTAACTGgacgatttttaaattcgaaaattgaGAATGATCAATTTACAGAACTCGTGTCACCTTGGCAAGTAACTTTCCCCCAGCCAGCTAGCGATTACCTCGCCTTTCGCCAGAAACTTGATCAGGAGAATGTTAGCCTGGAAAACGTGATAGTGAAAGAAACAGATCAGTGTCTAGTGGGCACCATCAAAGTACGTAATCTGGCGTATGACAAGGAAGTCGTGGTCAGGGCGAGCAATGACTCCTGGAAGACACACGAGGACGTTCATTGCACCTACGTCGAACAACCTGGTTCGCCCGCGCTGATCTTATACGACACTTTCCGCTTTCGATTAACTCTACCGTTAAAATCGAATATGATAGAGTTCTGTGTACGATATCGTACTGATGGAAAGGAATACTGGGACAACAACGATGGAAAGAACTTCATCGTCCGCAAAAAATTGGAG CCACGAGCACCTGCCAAACGGTACGATATCCTGACGACAACCTGCGACGGCTTCTCGAGCAACGGCATGCGAGACAGCATATCTCGAATCACAGACGCGACTAGGGTGAACGTGCGTACGTGGAGCGAGTTCGCATCCTGGCAACATCTCGCGAACGACGCTCCATACTGGTGA